From one Triticum aestivum cultivar Chinese Spring chromosome 4B, IWGSC CS RefSeq v2.1, whole genome shotgun sequence genomic stretch:
- the LOC123091603 gene encoding kinesin-like protein KIN-14P, producing the protein MASPEREAVAATAIVEDVLRMHGEGLGAGGGVGQVLVMGRNIDMAWRKAEVAAVRRNEAASWLRRTVGVVCAKNLAEEPSEEEFRVGLRNGIILCNAVNKIQPGTVPKVVEVHSVSTIPSDGSALCAYQYFENVRNFLTGLQDLGLPTFEVSDLEKGGQGVRVVDCVLALKSFAETKQLGKQSLFKHGGIVKPSMSAKCSVRKNEPFMKAMTRSHSAELLRDGVSLEQTLGLDCFLEPAETITSDSIRMLVQTILSDKKPEEVPLLVESLLSKVIHEFERRMANQNDLVKYTVDPNDSSSLSKTESSDTPQEMEATSTSDHGKMDEEDHESVTNHVKTDEEDNSSVTNNEKMDDEDHNSVGSTGDVSAAVLVNGDSVAKDIQAKADIHFELQKKQIQDMKSNLCTVKSGIEQFKLQYSEDLAKLGNHLRTISHAASGYHKVLEENRKLYNQIQDLRGNIRVYCRVRPFLPGKVSSSSSVAGIEDRTITLMTSSKQGKDARKSFTFNRVFGPLATQAEIFVDMQPLVRSVLDGYNICIFAYGQTGSGKTFTMSGPKILTEEGLGVNYRALNDLFDIQAQRRDTFCYEISVQMMEIYNEQVRDLLHSGPNKKLEIRNSSQNGIAVPDANRVPVASTSDVVDLMNLGQKNRAVCSTAMNDRSSRSHSCVTVHVQGQDLTSGTVLRGCMHLVDLAGSERVDKSEVVGDRLKEAQHINKSLAALGDVIASLAQKSAHVPYRNSKLTQLLQDSLGGQAKTLMFVHIAPEPDAIGESISTLKFAERVATVELGAAKTNKEGGEVKELKEQIACLRAALASKDGENESIRSTHSSPDILRDIRISHASPESGHPGEEAGCLEVRSNGTPTRQTKPNFELSDMLVESDPSLWLDGCNGDNTRLRSINSLPELGPDATHDLALYQRSSLDQQWSRAGSIATEDSDEGEFETTCSSEQDSVRPASAPEASVTANGGASVAKKAQPKSVKSTDIRGTNPAKRTSPLPKKANGTAHIPIKNGKQSTLGGVDGKKTPNGKVNTKK; encoded by the exons ATGGCGTCGCCGGagcgggaggcggtggcggcgacaGCCATCGTGGAGGACGTGCTGAGGATGCACGGGGAAGGATTAGGGGCAGGAGGGGGTGTAGGTCAAGTGCTGGTGATGGGGAGGAACATTGACATGGCCTGGCGCAAGGCCGAGGTGGCCG CAGTAAGAAGGAATGAAGCAGCCAGCTGGTTGAGAAGGACAGTAGGGGTAGTCTGCGCCAAGAACCTTGCCGAAGAACCATCTGAGGAGGAATTCCGGGTTGGCCTGAGGAATGGCATCATTCTTTGCAATGCAGTCAACAAGATTCAGCCTGGCACCGTGCCGAAG GTTGTGGAGGTCCACTCGGTTTCTACTATCCCTTCAGATGGTTCAGCTCTCTGTGCATACCAGTACTTCGAAAACGTGAGGAATTTCCTCACAGGCCTACAAGATTTAGGTCTCCCAACATTTGAGGTGTCCGACCTGGAAAAG GGTGGACAAGGGGTCCGAGTTGTAGACTGTGTTCTTGCCCTCAAGTCATTTGCTGAAACTAAGCAACTCGGCAAACAATCTTTGTTTAAACATGGCGGCATTGTAAAGCCTTCAATGTCCGCAAAATGCTCTGTTCGTAAGAACGAACCTTTTATGAAGGCGATGACGAGGAGTCACTCAGCTGAGCTACTCCGGGATGGCGTATCACTGGAGCAAACTTTAGGTCTTGATTGTTTTCTAGAACCCGCTGAAACA ATAACTTCAGACTCCATCAGAATGCTTGTTCAAACAATTCTATCAGATAAGAAACCAGAAGAAGTTCCATTG CTTGTAGAATCACTCTTGAGCAAGGTTATTCATGAATTTGAGCGTCGTATGGCAAACCAGAATGATTTG GTGAAATACACTGTAGATCCTAATGACAGTAGCTCATTATCTAAAACAGAGTCATCAGACACACCACAGGAAATGGAGGCAACTTCCACCAGCGATCATGGGAAG ATGGACGAAGAAGATCACGAGTCTGTCACTAATCATGTGAAGACGGACGAAGAAGACAACAGTTCTGTCACTAACAACGAGAAGATGGACGACGAAGATCACAATTCTGTGGGTAGTACGGGAGATGTCAGTGCTGCTGTGCTGGTGAACGGTGATAGCGTGGCAAAAGATATACAGGCAAAGGCAGATATACATTTTGAGCTACAAAAGAAACAGATCCAG GATATGAAAAGTAACCTTTGTACTGTTAAGTCTGGGATAGAGCAGTTCAAATTGCAATACTCTGAAGACCTTGCTAAGCTTG GAAATCATCTGCGCACTATTTCTCATGCGGCTTCTGGGTATCATAAAGTTCTTGAGGAAAACCGTAAGCTGTACAACCAAATACAGGATCTTAGAG GAAATATTAGAGTGTACTGTCGAGTGAGACCTTTCCTGCCTGGAAAGGTAAGTTCCTCAAGCAGTGTTGCTGGCATAGAAGATAGAACTATCACTCTCATGACTTCATCGAAACAAGGAAAAGATGCGCGGAAATCTTTTACTTTCAATAGGGTCTTTGGGCCCTTAGCCACACAAG CGGAGATCTTCGTTGACATGCAGCCTTTAGTCCGTTCTGTTCTTGATGGTTACAACATATGTATATTTGCGTATGGCCAAACTGGGTCAGGGAAGACCTTTACAATG AGCGGTCCTAAAATACTGACAGAAGAAGGGCTTGGTGTCAATTATAGGGCTTTAAATGATCTGTTCGATATTCAAGCACAGAGGAGGGACACATTTTGTTATGAAATTTCTGTGCAGATGATGGAGATCTACAATGAACAAGTGAGAGATCTTCTTCACAGTGGTCCAAACAAGAA ATTAGAGATTCGAAATAGCTCTCAGAATGGCATTGCAGTTCCAGATGCAAACAGAGTTCCGGTCGCGTCGACCTCCGATGTGGTTGATTTGATGAATCTTGGTCAAAAGAACCGTGCAGTTTGCTCAACGGCTATGAATGACAGAAGTAGTCGCTCCCATAG TTGTGTAACAGTCCATGTTCAAGGGCAAGATTTAACATCAGGCACGGTGCTAAGAGGCTGCATGCATCTTGTGGATTTAGCTGGTAGCGAAAGAGTCGATAAATCCGAGGTTGTGGGAGACAGGCTGAAGGAGGCACAACACATAAACAAGTCACTGGCAGCACTAGGGGATGTCATCGCGTCCCTCGCCCAGAAAAGTGCGCATGTTCCTTACCGGAATAGCAAACTTACTCAGTTACTGCAGGACTCTCTTG GAGGACAAGCAAAAACATTGATGTTTGTTCACATAGCCCCCGAACCGGATGCCATTGGTGAATCAATAAGCACTTTGAAGTTTGCTGAGAGAGTTGCCACTGTTGAGCTTGGAGCAGCCAAGACAAACAAGGAAGGAGGAGAAGTCAAAGAGCTCAAAGAACAG ATTGCTTGCCTCAGGGCAgctttggctagcaaagatggagaAAATGAAAGCATACGAAGTACACATTCGAGCCCAGATATATTAAGAGACATTAGGATCAGTCATGCATCCCCAGAATCCGGGCACCCAGGGGAAGAAGCTGGATGTCTAGAG GTCCGAAGCAATGGTACTCCCACAAGGCAGACCAAGCCAAACTTCGAATTGTCAGACATGCTTGTCGAGAGCGATCCATCTTTGTGGCTTGATGGTTGTAATGGCGACAATACCCGGTTGAGGAGCATTAATTCATTACCAGAATTGGGACCTGATGCTACACATGATCTAGCATTGTATCAACGAAGCAGTCTTGACCAACAATGGAGTCGGGCCGGGTCTATCGCGACAGAGGATTCAGATGAAGGCGAATTTGAAACTACTTGCTCATCAGAACAAGATTCAGTGCGGCCAGCCAGCGCCCCAGAAGCTTCTGTTACTGCCAATGGGGGCGCCTCAGTTGCAAAGAAGGCCCAACCCAAAAGTGTAAAAAGTACAGACATCAG AGGGACAAATCCTGCGAAAAGGACATCTCCGTTACCGAAAAAGGCTAATGGAACGGCTCATATCCCAATCAAGAATGGTAAACAATCAACTTTGGGTGGGGTGGATGGAAAGAAAACTCCAAATGGTAAAGTGAACACCAAGAAGTAA